CATCGTCCACGAAATCTGCGCCGGAATCGATGATCTCGTCGAACAGGGTCGAATCAAGGCGGGTGAAGACGAAATATGGGTGACCTCCTTTCGTAGTTTCGCGCTCAACCGTATTACCCGTCGACGTTCTTAGTTGTCCGGTGCGATTCACCCAGCCGATGGTTTCGCTGGGCCGACGTAAAATTCGCGGCGCGGAAAAATTTGCGACGATTGGACCAAAGGTATTTCAGAACGTCTTCGCCGTCTCCGGCCGCCAACTGGCGAGGCGGGTTTCTAAGGCTTTGACCGCGAAGGTAAGGATTACCGAGAGCGCCATGAAGATGGCGACGCCGACGAAAACTACATCGACTTTGTAGTTGCTGGCGGCTGACGCGATCATGTAGCCCAAGCCTTGGCTCGATCCGAAGAACTCGCCGACGACCACTCCAAGTATCGCTCTGCCGATGGCGAGTCTTAATCCTGCGATGATGTAAGGCAGCGAATTCGGCAGCACCACGATCTTCATCACTTGCCATTCGTTGGCGCCGAAGGAGCGCACCACGTTGACCAGCACTCGGTTGACGTTTTTGACGCCGGTGTAGGTATTGATCAACAGCGGAAACACGGCGCCGGCGAAGACGATGACGATTTTCGACCAGATGCCGATGCCGAACCAGAGAATCAGAAGTGGCAATAGGACAATCCGCGGGGTCGCGTTGCATGCCGTGACATACGGATCGAGTAAGTTTTCCAAGGTTGCCGACCTGCCCATGATTAAACCCAAAGGGAGACCGACGACGATCGACAGCCCGAGGCCGGCGAGAAAGGCGATGGCGCTGACGTAAAAATGTTTTTCGATCTCGCCGTTGAAGAGCAATTCGGAGAAAGTCACCGCGACTTTTGACGGCGTGGTAAAGAAGAGTGCCATGCCTTTCGGCAGCGTGTACCAAAGCGGGACGCTTTCCCACAGCGTGAGCAGGGCGACAATGAAGCCGCCGCCCAGGATAAAAGATTCGTGTTCCGCGTAGAAATTCTTGAGCTTCATCAGCGCACCTCGTCATTGGCGCGCCACGGCGCGACGGTAAGCTCCAGCTTGCGCATCAGTTCGGTGAGCCCCACGGCGACCAGCGACAGGATGATGATGCCGACGAACATGTCCGGCAGTCGGTAAGTGTCGCCCGCCTGGGTGATCGCGAAACCGATGCCTTCGGAGGCGGCGTAAAATTCGCCGACGATGATTCCCACCAGGCCGCGGCCGATGGCGAGCCGCGCGCCAGCGATGATGTAGGGCATGGTGCTCGGCAGGATGACTTTTAAATAAAGATCTTTCTCGCTACCGCCGTAGGAGCGGATCACGTTGATCAACAGCAAGTCGGTGGATTTTACCCCGGCGAATGCGTTGAAGACGAAAGGAAAAACCGCCAGCAAAAAGACCAGCGCGGCTTTGCCGAGCACGCCGACGCCGAAAACAATGATGAACAACGGCGCAAGGGCGACCAGCGGGCTGGCGTAGAGCGCGGTGAGAAAAGGATCGAGGGAGTATTCGACTCGTCGTCGCCAGCCCATGACCAGGCCCACGGGGATGCCGACGATGACGGCGAAGCTGAAGCCCCATAGAAACGCCTGGCTGCTGACCGCCAGATCGTGCCACAGCTTGGCGCCTTGGATTTGTTCCTTAAACGCGGCGGCGATGAGCGATGGTTTAGTAAAAAAGAAAGGGTTTACCGGAAAGATGTACGTCTGCACCAGTTCCCAGGCGCTGACCAGGAAAAAAAACGAGCACAGTCCGAGCCAGAGCCGGCGATGTTCGGCGAAATATTTTTTTGTCATCATTTCTAGCCTCGCGAAGTCAGTTCTTCTTTGAGTACGTCCCAGATGCGCAACTTGATCTCATTGAATTTGGGCGTAAGCCGCATCTCGTAATCCCGTGGCCGCGGCAGATCGATCTTGAGGATGTCTTTAGTGCGGCCTGGTCTTGCGCTCATGACGATGACTCGGTCCGAAAGATAGGCCGCTTCTTCGATGCTATGCGTGACGAACAGCACGGTCTTCTTAGTGTGTTCCCAGATTTGCAGCAGCTCGGCCTGCATCAGGTCGCGCGTCTGGGCGTCGAGCGCCGCGAACGGTTCGTCCATCAGCAATACTTCAGGTTCGGTTGCCAGCGCGCGGGCGAGTCCCACGCGCTGTTTCATTCCGCCCGACAGTTCGTGCGGATAGTGGCTGGCGAAATCTTTCAAGCCAACCAACTTGATCAGTTCGGTTGCCCGTTCTGCTCTTTGCGCTGGCGCAATGCCCTTCAACTCCAGTCCCAGCTCCACGTTGGCGGTCACGGTGCGCCAAGGGAGCAGGCCGAACTCTTGAAAGACCATGGCGCGTTCTTGGCCGGGGCCGGTAATCGGCGCGCCGTTTAACTGGACTTCACCGCTGTCCGGTTTGATCAGTCCCAGGAGGATATTGAGGAACGAGCTTTTGCCGCAGCCCGACGGCCCAACAATGCTGACGAATTCGCCCTTGCCGACTTCGAGACTAAAATCGCTTAGCGCCGTGACCGGCTCGCGATTCTTGGGTGAGAAAACGAGAGTGATATTTTTGGCTTGAATGAAAGGAATCATCGCCCACCGGCTTGAGTTAGTTTATGGTCTCTTTCAGCCACTATCTCAAACTGTTTGTCCGCAATCGAAAATCCAAAAATCACCTGTTCACTCGCGTCGCCCGCACCAACACATTCGGCGGAATTGTCAGGCCGATCTGTTTTGCCGCTTTGAGGCTGATGATGAACTCGAACTTCATCGGTTGCTCCACCGGCAAGTCGGCAGGTGTTCGGCCTTTCAGAATTTTGTCGACGAACGTAGCGGCGCGCCGGTACAAGTCGGGAGTGTTAGTGCCATAGTACATAAGGCCGCCGGCTTCCGTATAATCGATTTGCGCGTAAATCGCCGGGAGCCGGTGCTTTACCGCGAGTTCGGCAATCTGTGCTCGTTGAGAGAAGAGGACGGGGGCCGCCAGCACGAGGAGCTCACCAGCACGCCCCTTGGTTGCGGCTCGGAATGCAGGCTCAATGTCCTTGGGATCTAGTACGTCAAGGTATTGCATCTGTACCTTGAACGCCTGTGCAGCGATCTCGATCTCTTTTAACACTTGTGCCTGGCCCGAATTGGTTGAAGTCCCGAGGACGGCCACGCGCGAGAGCTTAGGAAGGATCTCTTTCAGAAGCTCCAGTTGTTTTCCGGTCAGCTCCGGGGCAAAGGTTGATACTCCAGTAACGTTCCCGCCAGGTCGCGCGAGGCTGGCGACGTGACCGCTTCCAACAGGATCGTTATCGTTTGCCATGACAATGGGAATTGTAGTCGTTACGTCCTTGGCGGCACGGGTTGGTGACGCACTACTCGTGACGATGACGTCTACCTTGAGATGCACTAGCTCGGCCGCCAGGTCAGGAAGCCGCTCTATTTTTCCCTCGGCCCACCGATACTCAATGACAATGTTCTTCCCCTCCACGTAGCCAAGCTCGCGCAGCCCCTGGCGGAATGCCTCGATGCGGGCCGACGTGGCGGATTGGGAGGCAGCGCCTAGAAATCCTATCCGCGTGATTTTCGTTGTCTGCTGCGCCTCGGCGAGAGAAGCACTAGTCAGAAAAAAAGTTGCCAGCCGCTGAATCGCGGTTCTTCTGTTCATTTTTCCTCCACAACTGTTCACTCTTTACTTCTCATGATCGCGCCCACTTGATTCCATTTAACCCCGCCTCTTGAGGCGGGGTTAATTCAATGGAGTCTCCAAAGGGGGCGAGCATCCCTTTTGGTCGCGAGCGGGGTTCAACCCCCGCTTGCGAATTCAATTGACTCCCGAACTGCTTCGCAGTCTTGATATCGACCACCGATTCGAATTTCTTGCGCCGCACTGCGGGCAGAACGCCGCGTTGAGCCCGCAGTGCGAACTTTCTTTTAACACCCTTCACGCTCGTTCTAGCTCAACGGTTCTACTGATGAAGTTGATCCGCAAAGAATATTCTCGCAGCAAGCGAGTTCCGATGAGTATACCGCTCCCGGTAACAAAAGTTGCTTCCGCCTGAACGATCCGCCCGTCAAACGGAAAATCGACCAGATAGGGATCTTCCTCAACGCTTTGACCGCCAGCTAAAGCGGCGGTCGCACGACCAACGAAATGAGCATCGAGTGGCTCGCGTAAAGCATCCGGCAATTCCAGATCGCCGTTGAAACCGGTGTCAATAGTGGCAGGCCAATCTCGCCCAGCAATCGCGAGGATGATTGTCGGCAATCCTTGGACGGATACGACTCCGGGAATCACCAACGAGTTCCTTTGTGTAGATAATCGTTCGAGCCGACGCGTTCAAAGAATAGCGGCGAATGCAATCCTTCGGCGTCTCTTTGGGAGACGATGTCGCGAACCGTTTCACCAAACCAGATGCGCCCGCTGCGAGGATCGATACCGGCGGTCTGGCCGACGCGAGCCGAGAGATCATGCTGCCGCTGATAATCTATCCACATCTGCTTTGCTCTGACCGAGTCACTTTCTTCCCATTGGGCAAGCGGCATAGTCGACCCCTCCGTTAGCGGTTAAAATAAGTATAATCGTATCACAGCCCGGCGCTAAGACCCAATGCGCTTGCTGAATCATAGTTTCGAGATGGAAAAGGGGACAGGCTACTTTTCCGGGGATTCATAAAAGATCAGCGTGTCCCTTTGTCCGTATTCGAGATCGCTGCGGTTCCCTTCGGTCACCATGTCATAGGTCTTATTCCGGCCCAGGCCAATGATCCTCGAAGAAAATTACTTGATGCCCAACTCCTGATTCACTTCGCGCTGTAAGCTGAAGTCGAAAATCTTTGCCGCCGACACCGGTTCTTTGAGTTTCAAGGCTTCGGCGTCGGCGCGGAGAAACTCTTCGATTTCTTTGTCGGTCGATAGACCGTTGGTAGTGAAGGCAGGGCGGGCGAGGCGGTAGGATTCGAGGGCCACCGACATATCTACATTCAAATATTTCGCCAAGACTTCCGCCGTGCCCCGTTCGTTTTCCCAAAGGTAACGATGCGCGCGGGCGCGGGCGCGCACGATCCGTTTGGCCAAGTCGCGTTTTTCGCGCAGCAGTTTTTCCGTAAAGGCCAGGCCGTTCTGCAAATTCGGCAAATCATCGAGCGTGTTGCCGTGGATTTTGAGCTTGAACTTGTCGCGGGCGAGAATCACTGTGGGCGGCGACAAGGCGGCGAGTTGGATCACGCCGCTCACCAGGCTTTGCAGCTGCGCCGGCACGTCGCCGCCGATCAACACCGTGATGTCTTTGTCCGGGTCGAGCCCGGCTTTCTGGAGAAAGCGCATCGCCGCCAAGTGTTGCGAGCCGCCCAAGGTCGTGGTGCCGAATACTTTCCCCTTCAGTTCGGCGATGTTTTTGATTTCCGGCCGAGTGACCAGCCAGAATAAATTTTTCTTGAGGCTTTGCGACACGACTTTGACCGGCAAATCGCTGCGCTCCATGGCGCGGATCACCGTGCCGACGTTGTTGACCGCGTGGGCGTCGCCGCTGAGCAGCGCGGTGACGCCGATGTTGCCGCGCACTTGCACGACATCAGCCAACAATCCTTCTTGGCGGAAAAAGCCGCGCTCTTGAGCGATGTAGAGATCCACCGAAGCGATGCTGCGGCTCGGATAGGTGATGACGATGCGTTCGAGGTTTTGTTGCGCCTGAAGCGGTGTATGGCAGAACGCGAACACGATTAAAAATATGACGGCAAGGGTTGAGAGTCTCATTGGCTTTGGATGTTTAGTGGAATCGCGTTGGATGTCAAGTTGCGCGGCGTTTGGAAAATCCCTCTAAATCTCCCTTTACAAAGGGAGACTTTAAGATTTCCCCG
The sequence above is a segment of the Deltaproteobacteria bacterium genome. Coding sequences within it:
- a CDS encoding ABC transporter permease is translated as MKLKNFYAEHESFILGGGFIVALLTLWESVPLWYTLPKGMALFFTTPSKVAVTFSELLFNGEIEKHFYVSAIAFLAGLGLSIVVGLPLGLIMGRSATLENLLDPYVTACNATPRIVLLPLLILWFGIGIWSKIVIVFAGAVFPLLINTYTGVKNVNRVLVNVVRSFGANEWQVMKIVVLPNSLPYIIAGLRLAIGRAILGVVVGEFFGSSQGLGYMIASAASNYKVDVVFVGVAIFMALSVILTFAVKALETRLASWRPETAKTF
- a CDS encoding ABC transporter permease — protein: MMTKKYFAEHRRLWLGLCSFFFLVSAWELVQTYIFPVNPFFFTKPSLIAAAFKEQIQGAKLWHDLAVSSQAFLWGFSFAVIVGIPVGLVMGWRRRVEYSLDPFLTALYASPLVALAPLFIIVFGVGVLGKAALVFLLAVFPFVFNAFAGVKSTDLLLINVIRSYGGSEKDLYLKVILPSTMPYIIAGARLAIGRGLVGIIVGEFYAASEGIGFAITQAGDTYRLPDMFVGIIILSLVAVGLTELMRKLELTVAPWRANDEVR
- a CDS encoding ABC transporter ATP-binding protein is translated as MIPFIQAKNITLVFSPKNREPVTALSDFSLEVGKGEFVSIVGPSGCGKSSFLNILLGLIKPDSGEVQLNGAPITGPGQERAMVFQEFGLLPWRTVTANVELGLELKGIAPAQRAERATELIKLVGLKDFASHYPHELSGGMKQRVGLARALATEPEVLLMDEPFAALDAQTRDLMQAELLQIWEHTKKTVLFVTHSIEEAAYLSDRVIVMSARPGRTKDILKIDLPRPRDYEMRLTPKFNEIKLRIWDVLKEELTSRG
- a CDS encoding ABC transporter substrate-binding protein is translated as MNRRTAIQRLATFFLTSASLAEAQQTTKITRIGFLGAASQSATSARIEAFRQGLRELGYVEGKNIVIEYRWAEGKIERLPDLAAELVHLKVDVIVTSSASPTRAAKDVTTTIPIVMANDNDPVGSGHVASLARPGGNVTGVSTFAPELTGKQLELLKEILPKLSRVAVLGTSTNSGQAQVLKEIEIAAQAFKVQMQYLDVLDPKDIEPAFRAATKGRAGELLVLAAPVLFSQRAQIAELAVKHRLPAIYAQIDYTEAGGLMYYGTNTPDLYRRAATFVDKILKGRTPADLPVEQPMKFEFIISLKAAKQIGLTIPPNVLVRATRVNR
- a CDS encoding ABC transporter substrate-binding protein — encoded protein: MRLSTLAVIFLIVFAFCHTPLQAQQNLERIVITYPSRSIASVDLYIAQERGFFRQEGLLADVVQVRGNIGVTALLSGDAHAVNNVGTVIRAMERSDLPVKVVSQSLKKNLFWLVTRPEIKNIAELKGKVFGTTTLGGSQHLAAMRFLQKAGLDPDKDITVLIGGDVPAQLQSLVSGVIQLAALSPPTVILARDKFKLKIHGNTLDDLPNLQNGLAFTEKLLREKRDLAKRIVRARARAHRYLWENERGTAEVLAKYLNVDMSVALESYRLARPAFTTNGLSTDKEIEEFLRADAEALKLKEPVSAAKIFDFSLQREVNQELGIK